Proteins encoded in a region of the Salipiger sp. CCB-MM3 genome:
- a CDS encoding SAM-dependent methyltransferase, whose product MSSQPNRPTDRPAPQLIDRAALAQHRARARRSDDLRRALFLHEAARDEAQDRLMMVNREFKSPAIVTPYPEVWQGLLPGAKIIPDDDVLDLEVGAHDLVIHALALHWANDPVGQLIQCRRALSADGLNITLAFGGETLAELRAALGQAEIEISGGLSPRVLPMGEIRDLGALLQRAGLALPVADSLPLDVSYSSALHLMRDLRSMGESNALGARLRRPTRRAVLLRAAEIYAETYAREDGRLRATFELVTLTGWAPDESQQKPLRPGSAAHRLADALGARETPLKD is encoded by the coding sequence ATGTCCAGCCAGCCCAATCGCCCGACCGACAGACCGGCCCCGCAGCTCATCGACCGCGCCGCGCTTGCGCAGCACCGGGCCCGCGCGCGCCGTTCGGACGATCTGCGCAGGGCGCTGTTTCTGCATGAGGCCGCGCGCGATGAAGCGCAGGATCGGCTCATGATGGTTAATAGAGAGTTCAAATCTCCGGCCATCGTCACCCCCTACCCCGAGGTCTGGCAGGGTCTGCTGCCCGGCGCAAAGATCATCCCCGATGACGATGTGCTCGATCTTGAGGTCGGCGCGCATGATCTGGTGATCCACGCGCTGGCGCTGCATTGGGCCAACGACCCGGTGGGTCAGCTGATCCAATGCCGCCGCGCGCTCAGCGCCGACGGGCTGAACATCACGCTGGCTTTCGGAGGCGAAACGCTGGCGGAACTGCGCGCCGCGCTTGGTCAGGCCGAGATCGAGATCAGCGGCGGGCTTTCACCCCGCGTCCTGCCCATGGGCGAAATCCGTGATCTGGGGGCGCTGCTGCAGCGCGCGGGGCTTGCCCTGCCGGTGGCCGACTCCCTGCCGCTGGATGTCAGCTATTCTTCGGCGCTGCACCTCATGCGCGATCTGCGCAGCATGGGAGAGAGCAACGCGCTTGGCGCCCGGCTGCGCCGCCCCACCCGCCGCGCGGTGTTGCTGCGCGCCGCCGAGATCTACGCCGAAACCTACGCCCGCGAGGACGGTCGGCTGCGCGCCACCTTCGAGCTTGTCACGCTGACCGGCTGGGCACCCGACGAGAGCCAGCAAAAGCCGCTGCGCCCCGGAAGTGCGGCGCATCGTCTCGCTGACGCGCTCGGCGCGAGGGAAACCCCGCTTAAGGATTGA
- a CDS encoding ABC transporter ATP-binding protein: MSLSDIIDPFSRAHTPPPQTLGRFVMWALKGAWPVLIPAALLSALGGAFEVITAKLLGDVIDRALGGSAQTVFAEHWPFLLFCAVFFIAVRPGIAGLSAYVQSVLMQPNVFNLILSRVHRYTLGHSVTFFDNDFAGRISQKEMQTARALNDVISEVVQAVLFALASVIGSIWLVGSIDWRIAIGLVVWVIAYGFLLRFFMPRIRVRSKARAAARAMVTGQLVDTVTNIKTVKLFAHDDFEDQAALDAMSTYRERFISFGTVASAFRFWLMALAGTLPVVLIGGALLFWARGFVTAGDIAATGAVAIRLSQMTGWVSFTLMGIYANIGEIEDGIRTITPDHTLLDAPDAQPLAVPQGRIEFRDAGFAYGREEGGVEHIELNIAPGEKIGIVGASGAGKSTLVALLLRLYDTEKGGIFIDGQNISHVTQESLRRQIGMVTQETAMFNRSALDNIRYGRPGATMEEVIAAAEKAEAHGFIQNLRDHMGRTGYDAHLGERGVKLSGGQRQRIALARAILKDAPILVMDEATSALDSEVEASIQRALERVMEGKTVLAIAHRLSTIASMDRIVVLDEGRIAEQGTHDALLAQDGLYARYWNRQSGGLIDPQEAAE, from the coding sequence ATGAGCCTTTCCGACATCATAGACCCGTTTTCCCGCGCCCATACGCCGCCGCCGCAGACGCTGGGACGTTTTGTCATGTGGGCGCTGAAGGGCGCATGGCCGGTGCTGATCCCGGCGGCGCTGCTCTCGGCGCTTGGCGGGGCCTTCGAGGTGATCACCGCCAAGCTTTTGGGGGATGTGATCGACCGCGCGCTTGGCGGCTCGGCGCAGACGGTGTTTGCCGAGCACTGGCCGTTCCTGCTGTTCTGCGCGGTGTTCTTCATCGCGGTGCGGCCCGGCATTGCGGGACTGTCGGCCTATGTGCAGTCGGTGCTGATGCAGCCCAATGTGTTCAACCTGATCCTCAGCCGCGTGCACCGCTACACGCTGGGCCATTCGGTCACCTTCTTCGACAATGATTTCGCCGGGCGCATCTCGCAAAAAGAGATGCAGACCGCGCGGGCGCTGAACGATGTGATCTCCGAGGTGGTGCAGGCGGTGCTCTTTGCGCTGGCCTCGGTGATCGGCTCGATCTGGCTGGTGGGCTCGATCGACTGGCGCATCGCTATTGGTCTGGTGGTCTGGGTGATCGCCTATGGGTTCTTGCTGCGCTTCTTCATGCCGCGCATCCGGGTCCGGTCGAAGGCGCGGGCGGCGGCGCGGGCGATGGTCACCGGGCAGCTTGTCGACACGGTGACCAACATCAAGACGGTCAAACTCTTCGCCCATGACGATTTCGAGGATCAGGCCGCGCTTGATGCCATGTCGACCTATCGCGAGCGCTTCATCTCCTTCGGCACCGTCGCCTCGGCCTTTCGTTTCTGGCTAATGGCGCTGGCGGGCACGCTGCCGGTGGTGCTGATCGGCGGCGCGCTGCTGTTCTGGGCGCGTGGCTTCGTCACCGCAGGCGACATCGCGGCCACCGGTGCCGTGGCGATCCGGCTCAGCCAGATGACCGGCTGGGTCAGTTTCACGCTGATGGGCATCTACGCCAATATCGGCGAGATCGAGGACGGCATCCGCACCATCACCCCCGATCACACGCTGCTCGACGCACCGGATGCGCAGCCGCTGGCGGTACCGCAGGGGCGGATCGAGTTCCGCGACGCGGGCTTTGCCTATGGCCGCGAGGAGGGCGGCGTCGAACATATCGAGCTGAACATCGCGCCGGGCGAGAAGATCGGCATCGTCGGGGCCTCGGGGGCCGGGAAATCGACCCTCGTGGCGCTGCTTTTGCGGCTCTACGACACGGAAAAGGGCGGGATCTTCATCGACGGGCAGAACATCTCGCATGTCACGCAAGAGAGCCTGCGGCGGCAGATCGGCATGGTCACGCAAGAGACCGCCATGTTCAACCGCTCGGCGCTGGACAACATCCGCTATGGCCGTCCGGGCGCGACCATGGAGGAGGTGATCGCTGCCGCCGAGAAGGCCGAGGCGCATGGCTTTATCCAGAACCTGCGCGACCACATGGGCCGCACCGGCTATGATGCGCATCTGGGCGAGCGCGGCGTGAAACTCTCGGGCGGGCAGCGGCAGCGCATCGCGCTGGCCCGCGCGATCCTCAAGGACGCGCCGATCTTGGTGATGGATGAGGCCACCTCGGCGCTTGATTCCGAGGTCGAAGCCTCGATCCAGCGCGCGCTGGAGCGGGTGATGGAGGGCAAGACGGTGCTCGCCATCGCGCACCGCCTGTCGACCATTGCCAGCATGGACCGGATCGTGGTGCTGGATGAAGGCCGCATCGCCGAGCAGGGCACGCATGATGCGCTGCTGGCGCAGGACGGTCTCTATGCGCGCTACTGGAACCGGCAGAGCGGCGGGCTGATCGACCCGCAGGAAGCGGCGGAATAG
- the grxC gene encoding glutaredoxin 3 gives MKPIEIYTTPTCGFCVAAKRLLNQKGAEFIEINVAAEPERRAEMTQRANGGRTVPQIFVGETHVGGCDELYAMERAGKLDPLLAG, from the coding sequence ATGAAACCGATCGAGATCTACACCACCCCCACTTGCGGCTTTTGCGTCGCCGCCAAGCGGCTGCTGAACCAGAAGGGCGCAGAGTTTATCGAAATCAACGTCGCCGCCGAACCCGAGCGCCGCGCCGAGATGACCCAGCGCGCCAATGGCGGGCGCACCGTGCCGCAGATCTTTGTGGGCGAGACCCATGTGGGGGGCTGCGACGAACTTTACGCCATGGAACGCGCGGGCAAGCTCGATCCGCTGCTCGCTGGCTGA
- a CDS encoding ferrochelatase: MKKLALAAALAASATSAMAGSYAKDDVVMEPVVVVEETQASSSSAGIVIPLILLAVVAAAASTD; encoded by the coding sequence ATGAAAAAACTCGCGCTCGCCGCCGCGCTCGCAGCTTCCGCAACTTCGGCAATGGCCGGTTCCTATGCCAAGGATGACGTGGTCATGGAACCCGTCGTCGTGGTCGAAGAGACCCAGGCATCGTCCTCGTCGGCTGGCATCGTGATCCCGCTGATCCTGCTCGCCGTCGTGGCAGCAGCCGCGTCGACCGACTGA
- the hemH gene encoding ferrochelatase encodes MNDMTPGPIRPAQAPADHPALPREKVGILLANLGTPDHYSYWPMRRYLSEFLSDQRVIDYPKWKWQPLLQLIILSKRPFSSGANYKSIWNEDLGESPLMTITKAQTAAIAETMKARYGDQVMVDFCMRYGNPSTKSKVKAMTEAGCRKILFFPLYPQYAGATSATANDAFFKALMDEPWQPTARVVDPYFEHPAYIEALAQSVERAYAAKEQKPEMLVVSYHGMPKRYLMQGDPYHCQCQKSTRLLRERLGWDKTEIRTTFQSVFGPEEWLKPYTVEEVARIAKDEGKKRIAVIAPAFSADCIETLEEINEEIRESFEHAGGEEFTYIPCLNDDAAHIEALSTVIDENLQGWLK; translated from the coding sequence ATGAACGACATGACCCCAGGCCCGATCCGTCCCGCCCAGGCCCCCGCCGACCACCCGGCGCTCCCACGCGAAAAAGTCGGAATCCTGCTCGCCAACCTCGGCACGCCCGATCACTACAGCTATTGGCCCATGCGCCGTTACCTGTCCGAGTTCCTCTCGGACCAGCGTGTCATCGACTATCCGAAGTGGAAATGGCAGCCGCTGCTGCAGTTGATCATCCTGAGCAAACGGCCCTTCTCCTCGGGCGCAAACTACAAGTCGATCTGGAACGAAGATCTGGGCGAGAGCCCGCTGATGACGATCACCAAGGCGCAGACCGCCGCCATCGCCGAGACGATGAAGGCGCGCTACGGCGATCAGGTTATGGTCGATTTCTGCATGCGCTACGGCAACCCTTCGACCAAATCCAAGGTCAAGGCGATGACCGAGGCGGGCTGCCGCAAGATCCTGTTCTTCCCGCTCTACCCGCAATACGCCGGCGCGACCTCTGCCACCGCAAATGACGCCTTCTTCAAGGCGCTGATGGACGAGCCGTGGCAGCCCACCGCCCGCGTCGTCGATCCCTATTTCGAACACCCGGCCTATATCGAGGCGCTGGCGCAATCGGTCGAACGTGCCTATGCCGCGAAGGAGCAAAAGCCCGAGATGCTTGTGGTGTCGTACCACGGGATGCCCAAACGCTATCTGATGCAGGGCGATCCCTATCACTGCCAGTGCCAGAAATCGACGCGGCTGCTGCGCGAGCGGCTCGGCTGGGACAAGACCGAGATCCGCACCACCTTCCAGTCGGTTTTCGGCCCCGAAGAATGGCTCAAGCCCTACACCGTGGAAGAGGTCGCGCGGATCGCCAAGGACGAGGGCAAGAAGCGGATCGCCGTGATCGCCCCGGCGTTTTCCGCCGATTGCATCGAAACGCTCGAAGAGATCAACGAAGAGATTCGCGAGAGCTTCGAGCATGCGGGCGGCGAAGAGTTCACCTATATCCCCTGCCTCAACGATGATGCCGCGCATATCGAAGCGCTGAGCACGGTGATCGACGAGAACCTGCAGGGCTGGCTGAAGTAA
- a CDS encoding ComF family protein — translation MRGALALVYPPRCLLCGGLVESDHGLCGPCWRDTPFLGGLCCDLCAAPLPGHSQQAEICDSCRAEGRPWAHGSAALLYRDNGRKLVLMLKHGDRHDIARPAAVWMARRLQGRVPNDALVVPVPLHLGRHLRRRYNQSALLGVALGGLLGLQHVPDALLRRRATPSLDGKGRDARFATLEGAIVADPRNRVPLRGRNVLLVDDVMTSGATLSAASLACKEAGAAQVVVSVLARVAKDT, via the coding sequence ATGCGCGGCGCGCTGGCGCTGGTGTATCCGCCGCGCTGCCTGCTCTGCGGCGGGCTGGTCGAAAGCGATCACGGGCTCTGCGGGCCGTGCTGGCGCGACACGCCCTTCCTTGGCGGGCTTTGCTGCGATCTCTGCGCCGCGCCGCTGCCGGGGCACTCGCAGCAGGCCGAGATCTGCGACAGCTGCCGTGCAGAAGGTAGGCCGTGGGCGCATGGCAGCGCGGCGCTGCTGTATCGGGACAATGGCCGAAAGCTGGTCCTGATGCTCAAACATGGCGACCGCCATGATATCGCGCGCCCCGCCGCGGTCTGGATGGCGCGCCGCCTGCAGGGGCGGGTGCCCAATGATGCGCTGGTGGTGCCGGTGCCGCTGCATCTGGGCCGCCACCTGCGCAGGCGCTACAATCAATCCGCGCTGCTTGGCGTGGCTCTGGGCGGGCTGCTGGGGCTGCAGCACGTGCCGGACGCGCTATTGCGGCGCCGCGCCACCCCGTCGCTCGATGGCAAGGGGCGCGACGCGCGGTTCGCCACGCTCGAGGGCGCGATCGTCGCCGACCCACGCAACCGCGTCCCGCTCAGGGGCCGCAACGTGCTGCTGGTCGATGATGTGATGACCTCCGGGGCGACGCTTTCCGCAGCGTCTCTGGCCTGCAAAGAGGCAGGGGCGGCACAGGTCGTGGTCTCGGTACTGGCGCGCGTTGCAAAGGATACCTAA
- a CDS encoding L,D-transpeptidase, whose protein sequence is MAKTPYSRRAFLAGSAALAGAAASPALAQSYNGSGTVEMEGDISKVIRHNISSFRTLDWQPYFSNLNKGAVLVDISSRALHFWEQNGTYHLYPSSVPLTDDLTRKGRTQVVLKDPSPDWRPTPSMKERNPEWPDYVPPGPDNPLGTRALHLSWTYYRIHGTHDTRKIGRRSSNGCIGLYNEHIEALYEMAQVGTQVLLI, encoded by the coding sequence ATGGCAAAGACACCATATTCGCGTCGCGCCTTCCTTGCCGGGTCGGCTGCGCTTGCGGGGGCGGCGGCGAGCCCCGCGCTCGCACAGAGCTACAACGGGTCCGGCACGGTTGAGATGGAAGGCGATATCTCGAAGGTCATCCGCCACAACATCTCGAGCTTCCGCACGCTCGACTGGCAGCCCTACTTCAGCAACCTGAACAAGGGCGCGGTGCTGGTCGATATTTCGTCGCGGGCTCTGCACTTCTGGGAACAGAACGGCACCTATCACCTTTATCCGTCGTCGGTTCCGCTGACCGACGATCTGACCCGCAAGGGCCGGACGCAGGTGGTTCTGAAAGACCCGAGTCCCGATTGGCGCCCCACGCCGTCGATGAAAGAGCGCAACCCCGAGTGGCCCGATTACGTGCCGCCGGGCCCGGACAACCCGCTTGGCACCCGTGCGCTGCACCTGAGCTGGACCTACTACCGGATCCACGGCACGCATGACACGCGCAAGATCGGGCGTCGCTCGTCGAACGGCTGCATCGGCCTATACAACGAGCACATTGAGGCACTTTACGAGATGGCTCAGGTCGGGACGCAAGTGTTGCTGATTTGA
- a CDS encoding L,D-transpeptidase family protein: protein MYLLHHDQIMKVYNVGLGFNPEGDKKVEGDGKTPEGLYFIDRRNPNSRFHLSLGIDYPNAADRAEARYLGKSPGGDIFIHGRPAAYQNGIWDWTWGCIAVTDREMEDIYSMIRTDNPTPILIMP from the coding sequence ATGTATCTTCTGCATCACGACCAGATCATGAAGGTCTATAACGTCGGCCTCGGGTTCAACCCGGAGGGCGACAAGAAGGTCGAGGGCGACGGCAAGACGCCAGAGGGCCTTTATTTCATTGATCGGCGCAATCCCAATTCACGCTTCCACCTCAGTCTCGGGATCGACTATCCCAACGCTGCCGACCGCGCCGAGGCCCGGTATCTCGGCAAGAGTCCGGGCGGAGACATCTTCATTCACGGACGCCCGGCCGCCTATCAGAACGGCATCTGGGATTGGACGTGGGGCTGCATCGCCGTCACCGACCGCGAGATGGAAGACATCTACTCGATGATCCGCACCGACAATCCGACACCGATTCTGATCATGCCCTGA
- a CDS encoding CAP domain-containing protein, translating to MNRRTFLLLSSGFLAAACASSVAPPQLGPDGKPLPRVYRIDDKDSGKIEYNMLDSVNALRQARGVPAVQLNSKLNAAAATHSRDMAVQNRPWHFGSDGSSPIDRVQRVGYAGRLLGENISETYESELETLAAWMEDAPTRDVILDPSAREMGFSWFQEPGGKIWWTMVMGAPDLAPTPGTLTAGL from the coding sequence ATGAACAGACGCACGTTTCTCCTGCTTTCCTCCGGATTTCTAGCGGCGGCCTGTGCGTCGTCGGTGGCACCGCCGCAACTCGGCCCGGATGGCAAGCCGCTGCCGCGCGTCTACCGCATCGACGATAAGGACTCCGGCAAGATCGAGTACAACATGCTCGATTCGGTCAACGCGCTGCGTCAGGCGCGCGGTGTGCCCGCGGTGCAGCTGAACTCCAAGCTCAACGCCGCCGCCGCCACCCATTCGCGCGACATGGCGGTGCAGAACCGCCCGTGGCACTTCGGCTCGGATGGCTCCTCGCCGATCGACCGCGTGCAGCGCGTCGGTTACGCCGGACGTCTGCTGGGCGAAAACATCTCCGAGACCTATGAGTCGGAGCTCGAGACCCTCGCGGCATGGATGGAAGACGCGCCGACCCGCGACGTCATCCTCGACCCAAGCGCCCGCGAAATGGGCTTTTCGTGGTTCCAAGAGCCGGGCGGCAAAATCTGGTGGACCATGGTGATGGGCGCACCAGACCTCGCGCCGACGCCGGGCACCCTGACCGCCGGTCTTTGA
- a CDS encoding class I SAM-dependent RNA methyltransferase, producing MEQVTIERLGHQGDGIAAGPTFVPGTLPGETVEGEITGGVMDAPRIVTPSEMRVSAPCRHAKSCGGCQLQHARPDFVADWKQGVVRHALAAHGIETEFREIATSPEATRRRAGFSARRTKKGAQVGFHRKRSDVIVEVPDCRVVDPRLTAALPMVEALAVLGASRKGELSVLVTTSLGGLDVVVKGGKEADAQMQQSLSELARAYDCARIAWGEDVVLTRRPPNQKMGRAEVAPPPGAFLQATPQGEAALLEDVRGYVQGASHVVDLFAGCGTFALPLAEAARVHAVEGDKAMTQALDHGWRHAQGLRHVTTEARDLFRNPLLPQELARFDAAVIDPPRAGAEAQVAQLCEARIPRIAFVSCNPVTFARDAAALLRAGYALDGLRVVDQFRWSTHVELVAGFSLR from the coding sequence ATGGAACAGGTCACAATCGAACGGCTCGGGCATCAGGGCGACGGCATTGCCGCCGGTCCCACCTTTGTGCCCGGCACTCTGCCCGGCGAGACCGTCGAGGGCGAGATCACCGGCGGCGTTATGGATGCGCCGCGTATCGTCACGCCCTCGGAGATGCGGGTTAGCGCGCCGTGCCGCCACGCGAAAAGCTGCGGCGGCTGTCAGTTGCAGCACGCGCGGCCGGATTTCGTCGCCGACTGGAAGCAAGGCGTGGTGCGCCACGCGCTGGCCGCGCATGGGATCGAGACCGAGTTCCGCGAGATCGCCACATCGCCCGAGGCGACTCGCCGCCGCGCGGGATTTTCGGCCCGCCGCACCAAGAAGGGCGCGCAGGTCGGCTTTCACCGCAAGCGTTCGGACGTCATCGTCGAAGTGCCCGATTGCCGCGTGGTTGACCCGCGGCTCACCGCGGCGCTGCCGATGGTCGAGGCGCTGGCGGTGCTCGGCGCCAGCCGCAAGGGGGAGCTTTCGGTGCTGGTGACCACCAGCCTCGGCGGGCTTGATGTGGTGGTGAAGGGCGGCAAGGAGGCCGACGCGCAGATGCAGCAGTCGCTCTCGGAGCTTGCCCGCGCCTATGATTGCGCCCGTATCGCATGGGGGGAGGACGTGGTGCTGACCCGCCGCCCGCCGAACCAGAAGATGGGCCGCGCCGAAGTGGCGCCGCCGCCGGGTGCCTTCCTGCAGGCCACGCCGCAGGGCGAGGCCGCGCTGCTCGAGGACGTGCGCGGCTATGTGCAGGGCGCGAGCCATGTGGTCGATCTCTTCGCCGGATGCGGCACTTTCGCGCTGCCGCTGGCCGAGGCCGCGCGGGTGCATGCGGTCGAGGGCGACAAGGCGATGACGCAGGCGCTGGACCACGGCTGGCGTCACGCGCAGGGCCTGCGCCATGTGACCACCGAAGCGCGCGATCTGTTCCGCAATCCGCTGCTGCCGCAGGAGCTGGCGCGATTCGACGCCGCGGTGATCGACCCGCCGCGCGCCGGGGCCGAAGCGCAGGTGGCGCAGCTTTGCGAGGCGCGGATTCCGCGGATCGCGTTCGTCTCGTGCAATCCGGTGACTTTCGCCCGCGATGCGGCGGCGCTCTTGCGCGCGGGCTATGCGCTCGACGGGCTGCGGGTGGTGGATCAGTTCCGCTGGTCGACCCACGTGGAACTCGTCGCCGGGTTCAGCCTGCGCTAA
- a CDS encoding acyltransferase family protein, translating into MSEADIKPVRKRYHALDSGRAIMLLLGIPFHISEMYRISGGWVIDSGEQSFLASLITAVVHSFRMPGFFILAGFFAAMLLDRRSPKDWMKNRLTRLLIPLLASLLALGGWEVYWANLGTGMTSAEAFADTLTTFPFTWVNHRWFIVVLLVYCCAIALYYTVRASLPDRFHSKMRRLFCHPFAVLVFLPLVAPFAGIVLAKVLGNDITGPYLRNIVSYAPLFFAGAVIFQDRKLYDAIFQPGAIQRLLAVLLLLIYCLTYFAFYKDGLGSGWTKTAATVVHLAASGIGGVLISSLFFFYIFKFFDKPNPIIRYFVSGSLVMYLAHEAFFRPMGVIFQTISFSAELEMLIINVLTLVGVVLTFEIVRRYAVTRYLFNGGSISPPLPDHMILTSNFRADIAKKAAKA; encoded by the coding sequence ATGAGCGAAGCAGACATTAAGCCCGTTCGAAAAAGATATCACGCGCTCGACAGCGGCCGAGCGATCATGCTCCTCTTGGGAATACCTTTTCATATCTCTGAAATGTACCGCATATCAGGAGGTTGGGTCATAGATTCCGGCGAGCAATCTTTCCTCGCCAGCCTGATCACTGCAGTGGTTCACTCGTTTCGCATGCCCGGATTTTTCATTCTGGCCGGTTTCTTTGCCGCGATGCTCCTTGATCGCCGAAGCCCAAAAGATTGGATGAAAAATCGACTCACGCGGCTCCTGATCCCGCTCTTAGCCTCGCTTCTTGCTCTCGGAGGGTGGGAAGTCTACTGGGCCAATCTCGGCACGGGCATGACCTCGGCTGAAGCCTTTGCGGATACGTTAACCACCTTCCCGTTCACGTGGGTCAATCACCGCTGGTTCATCGTGGTGTTGCTGGTCTACTGCTGCGCGATCGCACTCTACTACACAGTTCGAGCCTCTCTACCTGACAGGTTCCACTCAAAGATGCGCAGGCTATTCTGCCACCCGTTCGCCGTGCTGGTCTTCCTTCCCCTCGTAGCGCCGTTTGCTGGCATTGTGTTGGCCAAGGTCTTGGGAAATGACATCACCGGACCCTACTTGAGAAATATCGTCAGCTACGCCCCGCTATTCTTTGCGGGAGCCGTGATTTTCCAAGATCGGAAGCTCTATGACGCGATTTTCCAGCCCGGAGCTATTCAGCGACTCTTGGCGGTTCTCCTGCTGCTGATCTACTGCCTCACCTACTTCGCGTTCTACAAAGACGGATTGGGAAGTGGTTGGACAAAAACGGCGGCAACCGTGGTTCATCTTGCTGCCTCAGGGATCGGAGGAGTCCTGATTTCTTCGCTTTTCTTTTTCTATATTTTCAAGTTCTTCGACAAGCCGAACCCCATTATTCGCTACTTCGTCTCCGGGTCTTTGGTCATGTATCTGGCCCATGAGGCGTTCTTCAGACCGATGGGCGTCATTTTCCAAACCATCTCCTTCTCGGCAGAACTCGAGATGCTGATCATCAATGTCCTGACCCTCGTCGGCGTGGTTCTCACATTCGAGATTGTACGGCGGTACGCGGTGACCCGGTACCTGTTCAATGGTGGCTCGATCAGTCCGCCGCTTCCAGATCATATGATCCTGACATCCAATTTCAGAGCCGACATCGCGAAAAAAGCGGCAAAGGCCTAG